The Cylindrospermum stagnale PCC 7417 genome segment AACCAATCGCGAAGAAGCTTATGCGATCGTCCAAGAAAACGCTCACGCAGCCTGGAACAAACCAGAAGGCAATTTCCACGATTTGATCAGCATTGACCCGCGTGTTCTACAAAAGTTGTCACCAGCAGAAATAGAAAACTGTTTTGACCCACAGAACCATCTCAGGTATTTAGAACAGGTTTACCAACGTTTGGGCATTTAAAACTAATGGGTAATTGGTAATTTTTGCGCCCGTTTCCTATTACCCATTACCCGTTAGCTCTTCCCAAAACTTAAATATATGTAGTACAACATTAATATATATATAAATAGAAACAGTATTTACTATGGCAATACGGACTAATTTCGGTATGGTTCGCAAAGTATGACGAGCAAAGTTTCGTCTCAGTAACGACCATTTGCTAACTTAGTCATGCGTTGGATACCCTGATGATTGAAATCCTCGCCACACTGTCTGCTTCTGCGGCCGCAGGAATGAGAATAGGTACGCCCTTGCTAATCATTGGACTGTTGCAGGGCAGTAACCTCTGGTCAGAAGTGCCGCTATTATCTCACATTTCGCCCCATATCTTGCTATGGTCACTCACCAGTTGGTCGGTATTTGAACTATTCGCTTCCAAAAGGGTACTAGGGCAAAGACTGCTACAAGTAGTTCAGTTATTTTTGTCACCTCTTGTTGGGGCGATCATGGGGTTAGCAGTAGCGTCAGCAACCTCAACACCGAACTGGCTAATTGCTTTTATTGGCGGTTTGTTAGCCTTAGTACTCCAGCTAGTGCAGATTGGTTGGTTCTATCGTTTGCGTGGCTTACCGTTGTGGGCAGTTTTTCTGCAAGATACCTTGTGCATAGCTTTGGTACTTTTTGCCTTTGATGCTCCCTGGCAAGGAGGATTAATTGCTTTAATCCTCCTCTGGTTTGCAGTTCGCAGTGCCAAGCAGTGGTATGTCTGGTATCACAGAGGCAGAAGGAAAAATTAAGCTTCCCCGGTCTGAAGAGTCCACAATTGGACTTTCTTAGGCTGACTTAAACAACCTCTACTGATTATGCTTAGGTCTAAACTTAGCATCACCTCTACTTTGCAGATGATATTTGCAGCACCGTTGCAGTCTGCATTAATCAAAAAAAACCGCTTTAGCTTAATCAAAAAGAAGCCCCACATCTGACCCGAAGGGCAGTGTGGGATGAATTTTTGGGCGATGATGAATTGACCCACAACCAAATCAATCCGTAGGATTGACAGGACAGTGGGTCGATGAGGAATTGCCATTTTTGACGTTAAGCGAATCGATGTAGAGACGCTTAGGTGTCGCGTCTTTAGAAAAATCGGAAATCATACCATCAATTCACCCAAAAAATAGAAAACAAATTACCTGCAAAAATCATACGCAAACAAGTTATCTTCTTTGCAGTCAGATTTGAAGACATAGCACCTAATACAACAAAGCTATCAGTTATCCGATAGCTATAGTGAGTGTTTACCTATTTTTTAAAACTTATTAAATTCTTACTAAACTCGTAAAAATCACTAAAAAAGATATTGATAAATTACTGATTTAAGCTTACTGTACTTTAACATAGTCTGGCTTAAAACTGCTTAAAAAGCTTAAACCTTGTGGTAAAAACTAATAATTATGCCAACGCCTCTGTTGCTCAAAAGGATGATTATCCAGGATGTGCATACTTTGTTCGGCATGGTGAAAGCACCAGCAACGAACGCAACATTTTTGCAGGAGTACTGGATGTTGACTTGACCGCATTTGGTAGATTACAGGCACGCCGTGCAGGTATTGATATCAAGAAAAAAGGTATCAAGTTTGACGCAGTATATGTCTCTCACATGAGACGTGCGCGGCAAACTTGTGAAATTGCCCTTGCTGAAAGTGAGGCATTGAAGTCACCCGATATTACTGTTGAAATCGACCATCGGATTAGCGAGAAATCCTTTGGAATTTTTGCCGGTCGTAACCTAAATCTGCTTCGTCTTGCCCTTGGCTACGAAGGCTTCGAGGAAATGTTACATTCCCATAACGAAGCACCCCCCGCTGGGGAGAAGATTTCACAAGTTTACGGACGCGCTGCTTCTTTCTATGAGGAGCGGGTTGTGCCGCACTTAAAACGGGGTGAAACTGTTCTGGTAGTGTGCCACCAATATGTATTGGAGCCTTTAGCACTTTATTTAAGTGATTTACCACCAACTGCGTATAAACATTTAAAACTCCCTAACGGTAAAGCTCTTAGTGGAGAGGAGTTAGTCAAGTTTCGTGATAAGGAATCGGGTGGTGCCGCTTCCCTGCGGAAAGAGATCAACGATCTTTCTATTATGTGGGCAATTTTGCTCTATGCTGCTGCTTTCTTATTGGGATGCTTGGTCAGGACAATAAGTGCTTCCTCAGTAGGAATTCCGTCTGAGCTATTTCGAGGGCTAATCGTTGCTTGTCTTGCGGCTTCAACGTTTTATACTTATCTGGATATTGACTTTGCAGCGAGTAAACGCAAAGTAACTTCAACTGTTAAGTATATAGTCTACGCCTGGATGTTGGCCAGATGGGCAGTTGGGCTACTTTTAATATTCTCTGGAATTTTGTATCAAGGTCCCGGCGATTTGTATAAAGTTATGTGGGTGCTTTTTTGGATGGTTCCACCCGCTCTTACTTCCCCTGTTTTATCGGTACTCTGGGGCGGTAATCTTTATCCTTCCGCTATCTTATCAAGGACGTTATCGATTATCGCACCAGTTGCACTAATTGTGACATTTGGCTTGGCAAAACAATTACCAATTAACAGTTCAAGCCTGATATTTTTCGGTGTGATTCTTATTTTTGGTTTGGCAATACCGGGAGCTTTAGCCCAATTTTGGCGTGACAAATCTCCTGTTGAATCAAACCACCACAGTAAGAACTGGAAATTTATTGGAGTGCTTGCTGTTGCCTTAATGGCTTTGGCAACAGGGTTTCAGTTTACTCCATCAACATTCCTCAGCGATTTATTTTTCTCAACGGATGCGAACCGCTCCCTAGCTTGTCTGCAACAACTGGCAGTGGCAACGTTAGTCTTTGTTTTAATTCGCGTCTTTGCGGTATTAACTTCAGTGGTTACAAAAGGCAAGCTGAATAAGGCAGAAGCTAGAGATGCTTATATCCTGCTTGTTAATCCCAACTTTTTCCTTTGGGCTGCTCTTTTCCTCGGAGTTAGTGCAACTGCAAATCCCGAAGCTGTAAAATATGCAATTTTTTGGGCAGCACTGGGATTCTTCTGCATCCCCCTTGTCGAGCAGATATTGTTTATGAATTCATTTGGTAATGAATTATTGAGAGAAACACTGCGCTCTTCGAGAATGGCAACAGAAGATGTGAGAAAACTTTTCCACCAATTGGATACAGATGCAAGCAATGCACTCAATAGAGACGAGATTATGGAGCTTTTAGGTCAAATAGAAGATCTGACAACAGGCGAACGTAGTTCTGAAGATGTCAGGAGCTACGTAACTAATTATCTTTTTGCCACTCTTGACACTGATAAAAATGGCACAGTTGATTTAGCAGAATTAGAAGACTATGTATCAACCTACGGGTTAGTTGCTAACCTAAACGTTGTCTCTGCTGCTGCATCCCAGGTAGCAACATAATTTGCGTTCAGGAAAGCCACTTGCCGAGTTACCACATTTTGTGGGATTTAGTAAACACCATTCTGGCTGGGTAAGGCAGTAATTCCTGATTGATAATTCGTAATTTGTAATTATTACCCCTCAATTACGAATTACGAATAACCAATTACTAATTTTCCTTTTGTCCTTTCAAAATGAGCAAACGGGCAGTAATCAAAGAAATAAAGCAAACAGTATCAAGATAATTTATATGCAATTATTTAAGTATTTAAGTATAAAAACCAAACTCATAGTTATGTTACTGGTAGTCAGTCTTTGCGCTTAGTTGTCAAGGTAGAGTGTCTGCGTATTAAGCAGCAAGCGGGGTTTATACAGGTTAATTACCCTGACCTGTTGAAGATATTAAAACACCAAACCTCACTGGGGGATAAATCCCCTACCCGGCTTTCATCCCTGGACTAAAAGACACCAAAACCTAAAAACTTTTTGGGTTTTTAGGTTTTGATTCCAGGGTTTTCAGCCTACTTTCTTATAACCCAATGCCCGATTCCTCTCTTACCAGTCAAGCCAAGTGGCTTCCTTGCCCTTCGGCGATTTTCTGGTGATTTATTGCAACAGTCCAATCATGTGCAGTAAACCTTGACCGGTAACTAACTCGATGATTAAGGCGATAAAGCCTAGCATCGCAATCCGACCATTCCATACTTCGGCGCTAGTAGTCAAACCCCACTCCCATTGCTCTTGGGGGTACATTTTGACCCTTTTTTTCATCTGAGTAACTTGTGAAAGCTTCAGGCTGGGTCTTTCTAGGGAATCAATCACCAAGTCTGCCAGTGCTTTAATAAATACCGGATGGGTGTTGGGAGCGGCTGCGCGACGGAAGTTGTGAATTCCTGCTTCTTCGGCTATTTCTCGATACTCAATATCGATTTCTTGTAGTGTCTCGATGTGTTCAGAAACAAAACTAATCGGTACGACAACCAAATCCTTTACCCCTTGTGCCCCTAGTGCTTTGAGCGCATCCTCTGTGTAGGGTTGTAGCCATTCTACTGGGCCAACGCGACTTTGATAGGCTAATGTGTGGGGATTGGGGCGATTGAGGGTTTGCATGATTAGGGCAGTACATTCCTCAATTTCTTGCTGATAGGGGTCGCCGGCTTCTTCAACATAGCTTTTGGGAACACCATGAGCGCTAAAGAAGATATGCACCTCATCAGGGTTGGGATATTGATTGAGTTGTTGGATGATTAGTTCCGCCATTGCCTGGAGGTAGCCTGGTTCTTTGTACCAGGAGGGAATGACGGTGTATTCAAGGGGCTGAAGTTTGGGGTTTTCTTGCCAAAGCCGATCTAAAAGCCGGAAACTGGAACCACTAGTGCTGATGGAGAACTGGGGATACAGTGGCAGTATGACCAGGCTTTCGATATTGTCTTGGGTGAGAAGTGCGATCGCTTCTTCTGTGTAAGGATGCCAATAACGCATACCAACATAAATATTGGCTTCTTTACCCATAGCACCCAGTTGTGCTTTCAGGGCTTCCCCTTGCTCTTCAGTGATGCGTCGCAGTGGTGAACCGCCACCAATATGCTTATAGTTTGCCTGAGATGTTTTCTTTCGTCGCGTAGCAATAAACCAAGCTAGGGGCTTTTGCATCCAGCGAAAGGGGAGGCGGATAATTTCTGGATCAGAAAATAGGTTATACAGAAACGGCCCGACGTCTTCTAACTTATCAGGGCCTCCGAGATTGAGTAATAATACGCCTACACGACCCATAGCAGTTACTTTCCCCTAACCTTTCAGCTTTTTTACTAATGTTAACAATATATCTATATCTTTATTAAATATAAAGCTTTATCCGCAGGAAAGATGAAATGGCAACAATTTTAAGGGATTGGAGTTACCGCTATCAGTGGCTATATGATGGAATATCGCGGTTAGCTGCCCTAGCTGTAGGCGGTGAGGGGCGTTTTCGCCAAATAGCTTTGCAAGGCTTAACAATTCACTCAGATACTCAGATATTAGATGTATGTTGTGGTAGTGGTCAAGCAACACAAGTTTTGGTGAAATATTCACAAAATGTAACAGGACTGGATGCCTCACCCTTGTCTCTGCGACGGGCGCAGCAAAATGTCCCTAGTGCTACTTATGTGGAAGCTTTTGCTGAAGATATGCCAATGGCTGATAATCTGTTTGATGTGGTGCATACCAGCGCGGCTTTACACGAAATGCAGCCGGCGCAATTGCGAAAAATCATTAATGAAGTTTATCGCGTGTTGAAGCCGGGTGGAGTGTTTACACTTGTGGATTTTCACGCTCCCACAAATCCGATATTTTGGCCTGGAGTGTCACTGTTTTTACTGTTGTTTGAAACGGAAACAGCTTGGGAATTGTTGAAAACTGATTTACCTGGCTTGTTAAGAGAGATTGGTTTTGAGGTGGATGAGCCAACTTTGTACGCAGGTGGAAGTTTGCAGGTGATACAGGCGCGGAAGTAGATTGTGATATTGAAAGTAGTGTATCAAGCTTGAGGTTAATAGAAATGACACAAGAATTAATAGACCTTAGAACTTCTATTCAACAGGGAAGATACACAGATGCTTTGGCAATTGTTGATGAATTAGAGGGAATGAGTAAACAAGCTATTTTGCGGAATATCGAAGCTTATTTAAAGTTTCTGCTAATTCACTTGATTAAAAATAAAGTTGAGCAAAGGTTAACAAGTTCTTGGGCGTCTTCTATTCGCAATTCTATTCGAGAAATCAAAAAGCTAAATCTTAAAGAGGATAAAAAATCATATTATGTCAATCAAGATGAATGGGTGAATTTGATTGAGGAGGAAGTGATTGAGGATGCAATTGCTGATGCGAGCGATGAAGTCATGAATGGTGCATACAGTCAATTTCAACTTGCTGATCTCATAGATAGAACACAGTTAATTTATCTTACTTTAAAGTTTGTGTCGCTAACTTATTCCTATTCAGCGAAGGAATTACCCTCGGTTGTTGCTGAATTTTTAACTCAGCTACCGGGTGGTGAAGATTGCAAAGCAGGTAAGCGGTGATGAGGAAATATGATTCATATCGCAGCACCCCACCCCCGTAAAGCCGTGCTTTACGTCCCCTCCCCGCTTGCAAGGAGGGGATTTAGGAAAGAGTTTAAAGACTGGATAGCCAATTTTGTGCTGCTTTTGGCGACTCTAAATGTACAATTCTCAAATGGCTGTATTCTGGTTGTGCAAATAATGGTGGAAATTGTCGGCGATTTCTTGGAAAACTTGTCAGCGCCCACAAAATTATTGAATCTTTGCTAAAGGTGGTTTTCCAGGTTTCCCGATTACCATTGCAGACTTCTTGTTGTGTTACTACCCGATGCCATGTCCGCCGAATTACGCGGCTCATAACGACTGTAAAAGAATAATCTAACCAAATAATAGTATCAGCCTGCCCCCAAACGATATCCCGTACCTGGCTGTAATTACCATCTACTACCCAACTACTACCTGAAAGCGCCTGAGAAACCCTCTCGCGCATCACATCATTTGGCGCTTCCACCCAATTAGGTTCCCAGTGCAGATAATCTAATTCGACATGGGGAATGGCAAGACTTTGAGAAATTTGCTTCGCCAAAGTCGTTTTACCCGTACCACTTGTTCCAACTACAGAAATACGCTGCATTTTCAGAAAAAATTTTAACGCTCGCTTAAAACAAAAGAAGGGCAAAAGTATCAAGGGCTAAGAAGTTCTCGCAGCAGAACACGCAACCCGAAAACCATTGTCGTTGTTGCCGATATTATATAAGTAGCTGTTGCGTACCGCCGAACGGCAATACCAACGATTGGTGAACCAAGAACCACCGCGCACCAAGCCACAGCCATTAGGTTTATCATTTTTATCTATCCAAACACTTCCATCTGACGGCGCTCCCTCATAATTTTCATGCCAAGAGTCTGCACACAACTCCAAAACTAACCCATGCATTTCACACAAACCAAAAGCATTAGCTACCTGAAACATCCCGACTGGTGTTGTTTCACGATAAGGTGTTTCACCGAGATGATTTGCCAAATTGGTTGAAATAGTCTCCCCAAAGTGAAAAGGGGTGGTTGTTCCTGCTCGACAGCCATATTCCCACTCTGCTTCACTCGGTAGTCGAAATTCTCGCCCTGTATGCTGGGAAAGACGCGCACAAAATTCCACAGCATCGTACCAGGAGACACTCTCTACAGGACGTTCAGCACCTTTGAATTGAGAAATATCAGGGTTAAGCGCACGTTCTACCTGGGGTAAGGCTACAACTGCTTGCCATTGCGCCTGAGTTACTGGATACTTACCCATTAGGAATGGGGCAACAGTTACTTTATGTTGAGGTTGTTCTCTATCGTTTTCTCTATCGTTTGACCCTTTTTCTTCTGGGGGTGCGCCCATCAAAAACGAACCACCGGGAATTTCCACCATTTCCAATATCACCTCATTACCTAAGTCTATGTTCTCTGTGGGCGGATGTTCTACTAACTGAATTGACTCCAAACCATTCTTGATTTCTGCAATCAGCATGGGAATTTCTTCCCCTAACTGCTTTAGTGCTATAGCTGCTTCTCTGCGAATTTTAAATACTTCGCTGTTATTTTCTAAAAGTTTACGCAGACGAGGAATAGCTGGGGTAGCATCTTTGCCCATTGTTCTCAAATCATTCACAGCACGGGTGCGATATTCTGGCTCTGGTGCGGAAAGTTCTTTAATCAAGTTCTTAATCCGCTCTTTGCGTTGTGCTTTTTTAATCTCCTCTGGGTCTAGATTTGCCTTCTTCAGCAATTGCTCAATTACAGAATCTGGGATATTGAGTTCTTTTTTCTTAAATTCACAGCAGTCCCATAGTGCTAACAAAAAGCCTTTAATCTCTTTCAGATTTTCTGTTTTTTCACCAATATCTTTTAAGAGTTTTTCCCAAGTTTCGGCATTATCTTGATGTTGTTGAACTAGATACAACCCAGCCAAATACTCTGCTAAGGGGTCTAAATTAATCCGCACCTTGTCTGGTTCTACTTTTTGTAATAGGTTCAAAGTGGCTTGTAAGTAGTTCAAACGGGTGTTGGTTTCATTGGGGTCAATTTCAACGAGGGCTGTTTCGGCAGTTTTCCTGAGAATTGGTGCAGGACGGTAGGTATTTTCTAAGCACTTCCAAGCAATGATTTCTACTTCTCGATGGACTGCTAACTGTTTGGCTGCATCAGCTTGGGGGTGAAGCTTATTCAAGTAACTCAGCATTAATTCTGGGATATTTTCTGGAAGTTCTGTATTTCCCTGTTTGGCGGCAATCATCTGGTCAGCATAGAGTTTTGCTAACATAATTGTGATGTTGCGCTGCCCTACCATGCGGTTGAGACGAGAACAAGCGTTATAAAATTCTTCGTCATCAAATAGGTTACGGCATTTATACAACTTGAGATATTCACCGAGAAATTCTGATATTCGTTCTCCTTCAACCCTCATTGGTTGGAGGATGCATTTAGTCAAACCTCGAAGTTCTCCTTCTAGTCGTGATGTGAAAACTAGGGCATTAATGATGGGATTTTCGGTTAATGCAGCAAGGATTTTATTACAGGTTGACTTTTCCATCTCGGAAAAGTGGTCAACAATTACTAAGACTCGTCGCTGTCGCAATAGGTTCTTGAGATATTCGGGGCTGATTTCTTCATTTTCTGTATTTGTCAAGTCTTGCAGTTGCTTGCGAATCATTTCTAGGAAGTTTTCATTTTCTTGCAACTCGCGGTCAATGAGTATAGGTAACATCCGATGCTTACTAAGCTTACCTTCCATCCCCCAATTAGCAATTTGACAAGCAAGGCTGGTTTTACCTGCACCACCTTCTCCCTGAATTAGTACACAAAATTGTTGTTCTCTCAGCATTTGTGCTTTGAGCGCATTTTGGAGTTTTGTGTGTTCTGCTGTCGGGTTCTCGTCGTTAACCTGGTCAGGAAACAGGGTTTGGTTGTTGAAAAAAACAGGTTGGGGAAGGTGGGTTGTGCGATCGCGTTTTACAATGTCTTTATCCAGAAATTCTATCTTCACTGACTCAAAATACTTTTCTACCCACGCATCCAATACCTTGGGGCTGTGCTTGAAAATTAATAACTTCTGAAGCGGTACTTCTAAGCCAATTCCAGGTATCTTGTATGTCTGGGGCAATATTTTATCTAGGCTAAGTAACCACAGTGGACGGATGGCAAATATACCCAAATAACCCGCCCCTGCTAGTAACGCAAATATCCCCGGATTTTTAATTACCCACTGAATGCCACGATAAATTATTCTGTCCTGCAATTGATTTAACTTGGTTTGCAGGGCGTTTCTGGTTAAGCGGAGTTCTTGCTGTTGTAGTTTTAGATTTGCCCATGCTTGCGGTTTGGCATCGAGACGAGTTAGGGCTTTCTCTATTTGTTGCTTGAGAATTTCTAATTTAGCAATTTGCTGTAAGTCTAACTCAGATATTCTATTAGCTCGCTGTTGAGCCGACCTGCCAATATCAATTAAGGCCCGAACGGAACTGCTACGAACTGCTTCATCTCCATCCCCCAGTGTTTCCACCAAGTCAGAAACAGCATCCTGTGCCGACCAACCCATTTTACCCAAGGCAGAAGCGGCATGAGTGCGGATAGCTGCATCACTATTACTCAGTGCTTCTGCTAAGGATGGAACCGCGTCTTCCCCGCATTTCACTACAGCATCACTCGCAGATGTGAGCGCTTTTACATTTTTGAATTGCTGAATTTGGGTGTAAATACCCACCTGAGTACATTGCTGCGCCCGGACGCTACTGTTAAGTAATAAAGGTAACGATAAACTGAGGAGCGCAGCGTTAAGCCATAGGGGAAGTTTCTCTGAGATGCCCTTAGCCATGTACTCACTAAACCATATTTAAGTCGTGTACTCTGCGTTAATTTTCACATAGTCGTAACTTAAATCACAACCCCAAGCTTTACCCGTGCCATGACCATTACCCACGCTGACGGAAATTAACACAGTATCATCTTTGAGATAAGCACCCGTCGCCGCCTGTTTCAAATATGCACTTGCTGCGGCACGGTCAAAAGGTAAAGGTTGACCATTTTCCAACATTAAAAAATCTCCTAGCTTGATTTGCAGATTTGCTTCTTCAAAGGGTATACCTGCACGTCCAGCAGCGGCGGCGATGCGTCCCCAGTTGGGATCACGGCCAAAGATTGCAGACTTAACTAAGGATGAGCCGGCAATGGTTTTGGCGATTTGGCGGGCTGATATTTCATCGTGGGCCCCTGTGACTTGCACTTCAATCAGACAAGTTGCACCTTCACCATCACGGGCGATCGCTTTTGCTAAATGCTGGCATACTGCTGTTAACATCGCCTCTAATTTTTCAGCTTCTGCACCCATCTCAATAATAGCTGGGGTGCGAGATTGACCATTTGCCAGGGCAATTAAGCTGTCGTTGGTGCTGGTATCACCATCAACGGTGATCGAATTAAAGCTTCTATCAGCCGCCCTGGTTAACATTTGCTGCCAAAGGGTGGGGGAAACAGCAGCATCACAGGTGACAAAAGCCAGCATGGTTGCCATGTTGGGATGAATCATTCCTGAACCTTTGGCAATACCACCAATTCGCACGGGGCGATCGCCTATAGTTGTTTCTAAGGCAATAGATTTTGTTACCAAATCTGTGGTGATAATCGCCCCAGATGCGGCACTTGAGCCTGTTTCTGAAAGTGCTGCTACCAGTTTGGGAATGCCACTACTCAAAGCATCCATTTTAATTCGTTGACCGATGACGCCAGTAGAAGCCAGTAGAATCGCATCGGTAGAAATACCCAACTCTTTCGCTAATAACTCGGCACTTTCTTCAGCATCACGCACACCTTGATTACCTGTAGCGGCGTTTGCTTGTCCAGCGTTGCAGAGTATAGCCCTGATGCTATGTTTGGCTTGCAAGCGTTGACGACAAAAGTCCACACAGGCGGCTTTAACTTGGCTAGTGGTGAATACACCAGCAGCGATCGCATCCACATCTGACAATATTAAAGCTAAATCGGGCAATCCTGAAGGTTTCAGTCCAGCGGTAATTCCTGCCGCTTTATACCCTCTAGCCGCTGTAACGCCACCAGTAATTTCCTGCCAGTCTCCCATGTTTATTCCCCACAATTATTAGATCAGCTAGGTCGGTAGATTGCTGCTCCGTGCCTTCCTCAGAACCGTGCTTGCGACTTTTAGCGCTCACGGCTCTGGTTAATCATCTATCTATATTGTGAGTTTATCTGCTGATGGCAATAATTAAGCAGCGGTTGGTGTTGAGGATAATTATTTTTAGCTTTTTATCAGTGATAGTTTGGAACTCCCAACCTTTGATCAGAAGACAAATACAAAAAGGAGAGCTACCTAAGTTGCTCTCCAGATCATCAGGGTTCATCTACATAACACACTATAGCATTTTAACAGTGAGGGGTTAGACCCATAATTAAGAATCTTGCTAAAAATACTTAAATTAAGACACCAGCAGCAAACAGAAAAACGGAGAGCTACTTAAGTGGCTCTCCAACTCATCAGGTTGCATCTACAAAGCAAAGTATAGCAGCTTAGGGATGAGGGGTCTGACCCATTTATTAGTGTCGTTTTGTAAAGATCTGGTGAAAATACGGTTGGCTATACCTAGTGCTAGCCGTTGAGTTTCTTTTCCACCAATTCGTTAGTCAGCTTGGGATCAGCGCGTTTACCGGTCTTTTTGAGAACCTGTCCGACAAAGAAGCCTTTGAGGTTGGTGTTACCGTTGCGATACTTTTCTAGTTCTTTGGGGTTAGCAGCGATCGCATCATCCACAATTGGTTCTAAAATAGCAGGGTCGGTAATTAGCTCCTGACCAGCAAAAGCTTTTTCGGGAGAAACACCACTCAGTAAGTCTGACAGCTTTTCTTTAGCTTGGGCATTGCTGATTTTACCCGTTTCAATGCGGGTGATCACATCGGCTAAATTGGTAGGAGTGAGAGCAATTTCTGTGATGCTGAGTTTTTGCTTGTTGAGATAAGCAGCGATATCTTGAGTAATCCAGTTAGCAGCCGCTTTGGGATTTGCACCAGCAGCGATCGCACTTTCAAAATATCCTGATACAGGATGGTCTTCTGTCAACACCCGTGCATCATAAGGTGAAAGCCCCAACTCACCTTCATAACGATGGCGTTTTTGGGCTGGTAGTTCTGGTAATTCACTCAGCCAATGCGCTAATTCTTGATCTGTCACCTCAATCGGTGCTAAATCTGGTTCGGGGAAGTAGCGATAATCGCTAGAACCTTCTTTAATCCGCATACTAATTGTGCGTTGCGAACCTTCTTCCCACAAGCGGGTTTCTTGGACAATCCTTTCCCCTGCTTCATT includes the following:
- a CDS encoding SUMF1/EgtB/PvdO family nonheme iron enzyme → MAKGISEKLPLWLNAALLSLSLPLLLNSSVRAQQCTQVGIYTQIQQFKNVKALTSASDAVVKCGEDAVPSLAEALSNSDAAIRTHAASALGKMGWSAQDAVSDLVETLGDGDEAVRSSSVRALIDIGRSAQQRANRISELDLQQIAKLEILKQQIEKALTRLDAKPQAWANLKLQQQELRLTRNALQTKLNQLQDRIIYRGIQWVIKNPGIFALLAGAGYLGIFAIRPLWLLSLDKILPQTYKIPGIGLEVPLQKLLIFKHSPKVLDAWVEKYFESVKIEFLDKDIVKRDRTTHLPQPVFFNNQTLFPDQVNDENPTAEHTKLQNALKAQMLREQQFCVLIQGEGGAGKTSLACQIANWGMEGKLSKHRMLPILIDRELQENENFLEMIRKQLQDLTNTENEEISPEYLKNLLRQRRVLVIVDHFSEMEKSTCNKILAALTENPIINALVFTSRLEGELRGLTKCILQPMRVEGERISEFLGEYLKLYKCRNLFDDEEFYNACSRLNRMVGQRNITIMLAKLYADQMIAAKQGNTELPENIPELMLSYLNKLHPQADAAKQLAVHREVEIIAWKCLENTYRPAPILRKTAETALVEIDPNETNTRLNYLQATLNLLQKVEPDKVRINLDPLAEYLAGLYLVQQHQDNAETWEKLLKDIGEKTENLKEIKGFLLALWDCCEFKKKELNIPDSVIEQLLKKANLDPEEIKKAQRKERIKNLIKELSAPEPEYRTRAVNDLRTMGKDATPAIPRLRKLLENNSEVFKIRREAAIALKQLGEEIPMLIAEIKNGLESIQLVEHPPTENIDLGNEVILEMVEIPGGSFLMGAPPEEKGSNDRENDREQPQHKVTVAPFLMGKYPVTQAQWQAVVALPQVERALNPDISQFKGAERPVESVSWYDAVEFCARLSQHTGREFRLPSEAEWEYGCRAGTTTPFHFGETISTNLANHLGETPYRETTPVGMFQVANAFGLCEMHGLVLELCADSWHENYEGAPSDGSVWIDKNDKPNGCGLVRGGSWFTNRWYCRSAVRNSYLYNIGNNDNGFRVACSAARTS
- the argJ gene encoding bifunctional ornithine acetyltransferase/N-acetylglutamate synthase, whose amino-acid sequence is MGDWQEITGGVTAARGYKAAGITAGLKPSGLPDLALILSDVDAIAAGVFTTSQVKAACVDFCRQRLQAKHSIRAILCNAGQANAATGNQGVRDAEESAELLAKELGISTDAILLASTGVIGQRIKMDALSSGIPKLVAALSETGSSAASGAIITTDLVTKSIALETTIGDRPVRIGGIAKGSGMIHPNMATMLAFVTCDAAVSPTLWQQMLTRAADRSFNSITVDGDTSTNDSLIALANGQSRTPAIIEMGAEAEKLEAMLTAVCQHLAKAIARDGEGATCLIEVQVTGAHDEISARQIAKTIAGSSLVKSAIFGRDPNWGRIAAAAGRAGIPFEEANLQIKLGDFLMLENGQPLPFDRAAASAYLKQAATGAYLKDDTVLISVSVGNGHGTGKAWGCDLSYDYVKINAEYTT